From the genome of Globicephala melas chromosome 11, mGloMel1.2, whole genome shotgun sequence, one region includes:
- the LOC115848767 gene encoding zinc finger protein 345-like, giving the protein MMAVDTRKSAGQLFQAPWGQQGPVMVKVKLEEDHLRNQGLSLPENQPPAWEIFRQQFRHFCYQDSPGPQEALSRLRELCHQWLRPETHTKEQILELLVLEQFLSILPQELQAQLQEHHPESGEEVVTMLENLERKRNLSACALEQKILLQTVTLKTLDEESSCTRVQPPAVQFKGKGPEPHASEERDGGVRTENLTLEVKQEPYEEILWCREGSDGHHETVCQHATYRGDSEPSGSLELQDGDATGEKTYECDECRKTFTWIRGLQLHRRIHIGKKPYSSTEYGKAFIRRVELTQHQGLQSKGRPYQCKECGKGFSQKAGLSQHLKIHTGEEPHQCNKCGKFFSQRSVLTKHQSFHTGKKPFECIYCGKTFCHSADLTEHRQFHNKEKPYECNECGKTFRQRSNLTEHQRIHSKEKLYECKVCGKAFAQYAGLNQHRRIHTGEKPFECPVCGRAFSRSSELIIHHRIHSGEKPYECAECGKTFRVNSTLVIHQRIHTGEKPYKCDECGEAFSQHSGLNKHKLGGKHGNPPKPRKYTCDICGKTFTLLTGLRNHKRIHTGDKTYQCPECGKAFTRGEHLIEHQGIHNKEKPYQCKECGKAFSQKTGLSHHLKIHTVEKPFKCSECGRAFSCKSNLNKHKRVHSEEKSCTCK; this is encoded by the exons ATGATGGCCGTGGACACAAGAAAGTCTGCTGGCCAGCTGTTCCAAGCCCCATGGGGTCAGCAGGGGCCTgtgatggtgaaagtgaagtTGGAGGAAGACCACCTCAGGAATCAGGGTCTCAGCCTTCCAGAGAACCAGCCTCCTGCCTGGGAGATCTTCAGGCAGCAGTTTAGACACTTCTGCTACCAGGATTCCCCTGGTCCCCAAGAAGCACTGAGCCGGCTCCGGGAGCTCTGCCATCAGTGGCTTAGGCCAGAGACACATACCAAGGAGCAGATCCTGGAGCTGCTGGTGCTGGAGCAGTTCCTCTCCATCCTGCCCCAGGAGCTCCAGGCCCAGCTGCAGGAACATCATCCAGAGAGTGGGGAGGAGGTGGTGACCATGCTGGAGAatctggaaagaaagagaaat CTTtcagcctgtgctctggaacagAAGATCCTTTTGCAGACAGTGACACTTAAGACACTAGATGAAGAATCTTCATGTACCAGAGTTCAACCTCCAGCAGTCCAGTTCAAGGGCAAAGGACCTGAGCCCCACGCATCAGAGGAAAGAG ATGGTGGTGTGAGGACTGAGAACCTGACATTAGAAGTGAAGCAGGAACCTTATGAAGAAATATTATGGTGTAGGGAGGGGTCTGATGGACATCATGAAACTGTGTGTCAGCATGCCACATACAGAGGAGACAGTGAGCCTAGTGGAAGTTTGGAGTTGCAGGATGGGGATGCCACAGGTGAAAAAACATATGAATGTGATGAATGTAGGAAAACCTTCACTTGGATAAGAGGCCTTCAGCTGCATAGGAGGATCCACATTGGGAAGAAACCATATTCCAGTACAGAATATGGAAAGGCCTTCATCAGACGTGTAGAACTTACCCAGCATCAGGGGCTTCAAAGCAAGGGAAGACCTTATCAGTGTAAAGAGTGTGGCAAAGGCTTCAGTCAGAAAGCAGGCCTCTCCCAACATCTCAAAATCCACACTGGAGAAGAGCCCCATCAGTGTAATAAATGTGGCAAATTTTTTAGTCAGAGATCGGTTCTTACAAAGCATCAAAGCTTCCACACTGGAAAGAAACCTTTTGAATGTATATACTGTGGGAAAACCTTCTGCCATAGTGCAGACCTCACTGAACATAGGCaattccacaacaaagagaagccttatgaatgtaatgaatgtggaaaaACCTTCAGGCAGCGTTCAAATCTTACTGAGCATCAGCGAATTCACAGTAAAGAAAAACTCTATGAATGTAAAGTATGTGGAAAAGCCTTCGCTCAGTATGCAGGACTTAACCAACACCGgagaatccacactggagagaaaccttttgAATGTCCTGTATGTGGACGAGCCTTTAGCCGGAGCTCAGAACTTATAATACATCACAGAATTCACTCAGGggaaaaaccctatgaatgtgCCGAGTGTGGAAAAACCTTTAGAGTGAACTCAACCCTGGTCATACATCAAAGAATTCACACTGGGGAGAAGCCCTATAAATGTGATGAGTGTGGTGAAGCCTTCAGTCAACACTCAGGCCTCAACAAACACAAGTTAGGAGGGAAGCACGGAAACCCTCCTAAACCAAGAAAATATACGTGTGATATATGTGGGAAGACCTTCACGCTGTTAACTGGCCTAAGAAACCACAAAAGAATCCACACTGGGGATAAGACCTACCAATGTCCTGAGTGTGGCAAGGCCTTCACAAGGGGAGAGCATCTTATTGAACATCAGGGGATTCACAACAAGGAGAAGCCTTATCAATGTAAAGAGTGTGGCAAAGCCTTCAGTCAGAAGACAGGTCTTAGTCATCATCTCAAAATCCACACAGTAGAGAAACCTTTCAAATGTTCTGAATGTGGGCGAGCCTTCAGCTGTAAGTCAAATCTCAATAAACATAAGAGAGTCCACTCTGAGGAAAAATCCTGTACGTGTAAGTAG